A single genomic interval of Pirellulales bacterium harbors:
- a CDS encoding DNRLRE domain-containing protein: MKNMNVQSWTIGAAICIVGLAACYPSSVCAAVMHVTEDTFIDARSDTANYGSANGIKVFVNRIDPEPTHALIALPPALASIHVSDLAGVKLWVYNYGFASLSRPIELHPLTSSFTEAGATWSTSDGTTSWATPGGDYSANHVDVAAPVADMWYAFDITSMMTGGARADLLNHGLLLKIFDDTVPPATTTGQNFVSSDNTSYLDFHPYFEVITIPEPYTDVLMVIATVALMCKPPRRAKTS; the protein is encoded by the coding sequence ATGAAAAACATGAACGTTCAATCCTGGACAATCGGAGCCGCCATCTGCATCGTCGGTCTGGCGGCTTGTTACCCATCGAGCGTTTGCGCTGCCGTCATGCATGTAACGGAGGACACCTTTATCGACGCGCGCAGCGACACCGCGAACTACGGCAGTGCGAACGGAATTAAAGTATTTGTCAATCGGATCGACCCCGAACCAACTCATGCGTTGATCGCGCTGCCGCCAGCGCTCGCTAGCATTCACGTTAGCGATTTGGCTGGCGTCAAGCTTTGGGTCTATAATTATGGATTTGCGTCGCTGTCCCGGCCCATTGAACTGCACCCGCTGACGAGCAGCTTTACCGAAGCCGGCGCCACTTGGTCCACCAGTGACGGCACCACATCCTGGGCGACCCCAGGCGGAGATTATAGCGCGAATCATGTCGATGTGGCCGCCCCGGTTGCAGACATGTGGTATGCCTTCGACATCACGTCGATGATGACAGGCGGGGCTCGCGCCGACCTGCTCAATCATGGTTTGCTCTTAAAGATCTTTGACGACACGGTTCCTCCCGCCACCACAACAGGACAAAACTTCGTCAGCAGCGACAACACCAGCTATCTGGACTTCCATCCGTATTTCGAAGTAATCACCATCCCCGAACCATACACCGATGTGTTGATGGTGATTGCGACGGTGGCCTTAATGTGCAAGCCGCCACGGCGCGCGAAAACTTCCTGA
- a CDS encoding metallophosphoesterase family protein — protein sequence MLLGVISDTHGHVHNARAGVRMLESFGVQAVLHCGDVGSTAIVPLFAAWPTRFVYGNCDHGQALQLMIDDAGQTCHGRFDSFELDEVKIALLHGDDDRLLRCTIAEGKHQLVCHGHTHVPRNERIGSTWVVNPGALYRADPHTIAIVDLKALTAEIVTV from the coding sequence ATGCTCCTTGGCGTGATCAGCGATACCCACGGCCACGTCCACAATGCCCGCGCCGGTGTGCGGATGCTGGAAAGCTTCGGCGTTCAAGCCGTACTGCACTGTGGCGATGTGGGCTCGACCGCCATCGTACCGCTGTTTGCCGCGTGGCCGACGCGGTTTGTGTACGGAAACTGCGATCACGGCCAAGCATTGCAGTTGATGATTGACGACGCGGGCCAAACGTGTCACGGCCGGTTTGACTCGTTCGAGCTCGACGAAGTAAAGATCGCGCTGCTGCACGGAGACGACGACCGATTGTTGCGATGCACCATTGCGGAGGGAAAGCATCAATTGGTCTGCCACGGCCACACCCATGTGCCGCGCAATGAGCGAATCGGGTCGACCTGGGTGGTCAATCCAGGGGCTTTGTATCGAGCAGATCCGCACACGATCGCGATTGTCGATTTGAAGGCGCTGACCGCCGAGATCGTCACAGTTTGA
- a CDS encoding 1-acyl-sn-glycerol-3-phosphate acyltransferase encodes MSTTVALNIILAIVAIIALVFVVWWKRSPLTLKQLFLWSCNYMIARLIWRTRIIGQLPVQAGHGAVIVANHRSSVDPAFIQTCIRRVVYWMVAREYCQAPYIGALLRALQVIPVGRGGIDTAATKRAIRLAQAGGIVGMFPEGRINRTDQLLLPGRPGAALVALRARVPIIPVFIFDAPYNGTALGPLFMRSKVRVKIGRPMDLSSYFGREREPGVLLEITKRAMHEMAVLAGKPGFEPQMAGARWMPRQNATLGGGHASSNGDATANHRQPSKLI; translated from the coding sequence ATGTCGACCACCGTTGCCCTCAATATCATACTGGCGATTGTTGCAATTATAGCGCTGGTATTTGTCGTTTGGTGGAAACGATCGCCGCTGACGCTCAAGCAATTATTCCTTTGGTCGTGCAATTATATGATTGCACGCCTGATTTGGAGGACGCGCATCATCGGCCAGTTGCCTGTGCAGGCCGGCCACGGCGCGGTGATCGTAGCCAACCATCGGAGTTCGGTTGATCCTGCGTTTATCCAAACTTGCATCCGTCGCGTCGTTTATTGGATGGTAGCGCGCGAGTATTGCCAGGCGCCGTACATCGGCGCCTTGCTGCGAGCCCTGCAAGTCATTCCGGTCGGGCGCGGTGGCATCGATACGGCGGCGACGAAGCGCGCGATTCGATTGGCCCAGGCAGGCGGAATCGTCGGCATGTTTCCCGAGGGGCGAATCAATCGCACCGATCAACTCTTGTTGCCCGGTCGGCCCGGAGCAGCACTGGTCGCCCTGCGGGCGCGCGTGCCGATTATCCCCGTGTTCATCTTCGATGCCCCCTACAACGGCACCGCCCTCGGGCCGCTATTCATGAGGTCGAAGGTCCGCGTAAAGATCGGCCGGCCGATGGATCTTTCATCTTACTTCGGCCGCGAACGCGAACCAGGTGTGCTGCTAGAAATCACCAAACGCGCAATGCACGAAATGGCCGTGCTGGCCGGCAAACCAGGTTTTGAGCCTCAAATGGCCGGAGCGCGCTGGATGCCTCGCCAGAACGCCACTCTCGGCGGCGGACACGCGAGCAGCAACGGCGATGCGACAGCAAACCACCGTCAGCCGTCGAAACTCATCTGA
- a CDS encoding DUF1080 domain-containing protein: protein MSLVHQRLCKAGCCLVAVVAMAAQASDRTSASPEARFVPLFNGMNLDGWQGDPDLWKVADGVIVGSTDNKKLKHNSFLATTKPYKNFVLKAKFKLRNYNSGIQFRSEQMDDYIVKGYQADIADNQFMGILYEERGRGILANVKPDEVAAHFKKGDWNQYVITTDGPHIKLQLNGFTTVDYQETSDQGAKQGIIALQIHAGPKMQVEFKDLEIRELP, encoded by the coding sequence ATGTCGCTCGTTCATCAACGTCTTTGCAAAGCCGGTTGTTGCTTGGTCGCCGTCGTCGCGATGGCCGCCCAGGCCTCCGATCGTACATCTGCATCGCCCGAGGCTCGGTTTGTGCCGCTGTTTAATGGCATGAACCTCGACGGTTGGCAGGGCGATCCCGATTTGTGGAAAGTCGCCGATGGCGTCATCGTCGGTTCGACCGACAACAAGAAATTGAAACACAACTCGTTTCTTGCGACGACCAAGCCGTACAAGAACTTTGTGCTCAAGGCAAAATTCAAGCTCCGCAATTATAACAGTGGCATTCAATTCCGCAGCGAGCAAATGGACGACTACATCGTCAAAGGTTATCAAGCCGACATCGCCGACAATCAGTTCATGGGCATTCTTTACGAAGAACGAGGCCGTGGCATTTTAGCCAATGTCAAGCCGGATGAAGTGGCAGCACATTTCAAGAAAGGAGACTGGAACCAGTACGTCATCACCACCGATGGCCCGCATATCAAGCTGCAGCTCAATGGTTTTACGACCGTCGATTACCAAGAAACGAGCGATCAAGGCGCCAAGCAAGGCATCATAGCCCTACAAATCCACGCCGGTCCAAAAATGCAGGTTGAATTTAAAGATCTTGAGATCAGGGAATTGCCGTAA
- a CDS encoding IS3 family transposase has protein sequence MERFFWSLKHEWTNYETYPDLEAARLSVFKYIETFSNQDRLHQTLNYKSPDQCEAEYASTTAA, from the coding sequence ATGGAACGCTTCTTCTGGTCACTGAAACACGAGTGGACGAACTATGAAACCTACCCCGATCTCGAAGCAGCGCGCCTGAGCGTGTTCAAATACATCGAAACCTTTTCCAATCAGGATCGTCTGCATCAGACGCTCAATTACAAATCACCCGATCAATGCGAAGCCGAATACGCCTCGACAACTGCGGCGTAA
- a CDS encoding bifunctional methionine sulfoxide reductase B/A protein, whose product MVELHVFDRAGNLVGPVVSPKLVLSDAQWRQRLTPEEYRVLRSSDTDRPFCGTLLDNQQHGVYACAGCGLPLFSSDSKFHSGTGWPSFLQPIASNNIVERSDSSHGMVRTEINCARCDGHLGHVFDDGPRPTGLRYCTNSTAMRFTPSDQLAMLADPLAAQTTGDDGTTASERSSRATAIFAAGCFWCTEAAFEQLEGVGDVESGYVGGSAETARYERVCDGDTGHAEAIRITYDPRCITFDQLLDVFFDAHDPTQLNRQGADSGTQYRSAIFVANEAQRRAAEAKIAALNEAKAFPQPIVTAIEPLITFYPAEQYHQDYARNHPMQAYIQAQAIPKVCKIREKHPRLVRKV is encoded by the coding sequence ATGGTGGAATTACATGTTTTCGACCGCGCAGGCAATTTGGTTGGCCCCGTCGTTTCGCCGAAGCTGGTATTAAGCGATGCCCAGTGGCGCCAGCGGCTGACGCCGGAAGAATATCGCGTGCTGCGTAGCAGCGACACCGATCGGCCATTTTGCGGCACGCTTCTCGACAATCAGCAACATGGTGTTTACGCGTGCGCCGGCTGCGGATTGCCGCTGTTTTCGTCCGACTCGAAGTTTCATTCCGGCACCGGTTGGCCGAGCTTCTTGCAGCCGATTGCCTCGAACAATATCGTCGAGCGCTCCGATTCGAGCCACGGCATGGTGCGAACTGAAATCAACTGCGCCCGTTGCGACGGGCATTTAGGCCACGTTTTTGACGACGGCCCGCGGCCCACTGGTCTGCGGTATTGTACGAATTCCACCGCGATGAGATTCACGCCCAGCGACCAGCTCGCGATGCTGGCCGACCCACTAGCGGCGCAAACGACCGGCGACGACGGGACAACGGCGTCGGAAAGGTCGAGCAGGGCGACCGCAATTTTCGCCGCCGGCTGCTTTTGGTGTACGGAGGCCGCTTTCGAACAGCTCGAAGGAGTCGGCGATGTGGAAAGTGGTTACGTCGGCGGCTCGGCGGAAACGGCCCGCTACGAGCGAGTGTGCGACGGCGACACTGGCCATGCTGAGGCAATCCGCATTACGTACGATCCCCGATGCATCACTTTCGACCAATTGCTCGACGTGTTTTTCGATGCCCACGATCCGACGCAGCTTAACCGCCAAGGCGCCGACTCAGGAACCCAATATCGTTCCGCCATATTTGTTGCCAATGAGGCGCAACGTCGGGCCGCCGAAGCGAAAATTGCCGCACTGAACGAGGCGAAGGCCTTTCCTCAGCCAATCGTGACGGCCATTGAGCCGCTGATCACTTTCTATCCGGCCGAGCAGTACCATCAAGACTATGCTCGAAATCATCCCATGCAGGCATATATTCAGGCGCAGGCGATTCCCAAGGTATGCAAGATTCGCGAGAAACATCCGAGATTGGTGCGAAAAGTATAA